The Gossypium hirsutum isolate 1008001.06 chromosome A03, Gossypium_hirsutum_v2.1, whole genome shotgun sequence genome contains the following window.
attttgagcataagattttggaaaaaaaaacaaaacaaaacttaaTGATGACTGAAAATCTAAAATCTAAACTTAATGATGACTGAAATTCTAAAATatgaaaagtacagggactaaatctaTAGCTTTtgcaaagtatagggactaatagcagCATTAAACCAAGAAAAAACGACACACATTAAAGAGGTGATGAATGGAAGGGGAAAAAAAGCATATTACCCCAATTTCGTAGTCAActtcacatttttttttttggttataaaTTAATTTCGAGATCAATGTATTCAACCTAGgatatatatagtatatataatgactaaattaagaAGGCATTAAATCTCGAATATAAGAAGAAAACGCAATATTTTTCTACAttttcttttgactttgtaatTAATTTACCCAACATTTCATGCTATGTTCACGTCTCAACTGTTGTCTTtcttaaatagaaaatatattgGTTTTTTCCCCCTTTTGTTTCCAGTGGCTTAGAGTCCACATAAAAACTATGCAAGTGTGATGAATCTAGACATCTTTTTATAAGAACTGTTCAATTACTAAATCTAGAAAAATATACATGTATTCGACACAATTCTAACAGAATGGCTAAGAATGTGAGTGATGAGCATGGCTTCAAGGGTGTGGAAACGATTAGTAGTTCGTCGTCGTGTCAGAGTTCGTCGTCCCCTCGGAGTTCGCCGTATGTTCACGAAGTGGGAGTGCCTCTGAAGCAAAACCTGTTAAAAGAAATTGCAGCAGCTGTGAAGGAAACTTTATTTGCAGATGATCCTTTGCGACATTTCAAGGATCAACCGAGCTCAAAAAAGTTTATTCTGGGCCTTCAAGCAATATTTCCTATATTAGAATGGGGAAAACACTATAATCTTTCTAAATTCAAAGGCGACTTGATTGCTGGACTTACTATTGCAAGTCTTTGCATTCCACAGGTATCCCCCAATCTGTGaaataaattaagggtaaactatactattagtcactaaattataggtaaatttttgttttggttacttaactaaaaaagttataatttggccactaaactattcaaaagttttaatttaagttaTTAGATTGTTAAAATCGATGTTATATGGCTTTCTCTATTCGCACTGCTtgcaccaattgaaagctctttttctttctcttctacagttaagttgttttttttatgaaacaactttggatGTTATAAATCTattaaccaaaattcaaacaatttttttctccGATCTTTGACATTGACTGTCAGATCGATTTggatttaaggtatgttcttctactcgtcgaAGGGTAATGATCCACCGTACTGACCGTCAAATTGACAGTTAGAGCTTGCTAGCGGaacttctttttaaaaaaagatttaacaGTCTAgcgacttaaataaaaactttctttttgaataattcaatgacttaaataaaaacttttaaatagttcaatgataaaattgtaacatttttagttaagtgatcaaaatgaaaagttgcccatagtttagtgactaataaTGTAGTTTACCCATAAATTAATGTAGTagaaaattttctcttttattcaactttttttttattcaaaacagGACATTGGATATGCAAAGCTTGCCAATTTGGAACCCCAATATGGACTATGTATGTTTCTTACAAGTTACTAAGCTAGGAACCAATCAATTAATCATTTAGTTACTGATCAAGGAACTTGATTTCAATTCCATGACAGATAGTAGCTTTGTTCCACCTCTGGTATATGCATTCATGGGAAGCTCACGGGATATCGCTATCGGACCGGTGGCAGTGGTGTCTCTTTTGCTTGGTAGTCTCCTGCAGGATGAAATCGACTCTTCTGCTAATCCGGTCGGTTACCGTCACCTTGCATTCACGGCTACTTTCTTTGCTGGCCTCACTCAGTTCATACTCGGATTTTtcaggtatatatatatacatgagcaCATATTTTTCGGGTTACGTATATCATGCTTAATGGTTGGTATGATTGGTTATAGGTTGGGATTCTTGATAGACTTCCTATCTCATGCCGCCATAGTTGGGTTTATGGGGGGTACTGCAGTCACCATTGCACTTCAACAACTTAAAGGTCTActtggaataaaaaaatttacaaaggaCACCGATATTGTCTCTGTCATGAGTTCAGTATTTAGTTCAGCACGTCATGGTGTAAGTAATTTACTATTTCTGTGGTTAGACATGTTTTTGTTTTGCTAATAACCCTAATGTTTAACTCTGATTCTACAGTGGAATTGGCACACTATACTAATAGGAATCTCCTTTTTGATCTTCCTCTCGGTTACAAAATACATTGTAAGATCAAATCCTTTGCTTCACCATCTATGAAGAACTATTAATTGTTCATCTAATATAATGATCATATAAAAATGGAAACAGGGGAAAAAGCAAAAGAAATTCTTTTGGGTGCCAGCCATTGCTCCATTGATCTCTGTCATCATCTCCACCGTTACAGTGTATGCCACAAGAGCCGACAAGCATGGGGTTGAGATCGTACGTATACCGTTATCTTTTTTTACAAAGCAATGAAGATTCCTATGGTTTTTTTGTGGTTTCTATAGGTGAAAAATATCAGAAAGGGGATCAATCCACCATCTGTGAAAGAAATATTTTTCTCCGGACAGTATGCTGGCAAAGGTTTCAAGATCGGTGTCGTGTCGGGTATGATAGCATTGACGGTACGAAAAAACGCAGCCCCGGATTTCATTGCTTCAATTAAGACGATTCAAATCaccttaatttttatatattttctttcattaGGAAGCTGTTGCAATTGGAAGAACATTTGCTTCCATGAAAGACTACCAGTTGGATGGTAACAAAGAAATGATAGCATTAGGAACCATGAACATTGTTGGTTCAATGACATCTTGCTATGTCGCCACAGGTGACAAAAACACAAACTtttcaacacatatatatacatataaatcattGTAATGTTCTTTTTCATGTATGCATGCACATTGCAGGGTCCTTCTCTCGGTCAGCAGTAAATTACATGTCTGGTTGTGAAACAGCTGTTTCTAACATAGTGATGGCCTGCGTTGTGCTGTTGACATTAGCGCTCATCACACCGCTGTTCGAGTACACCCCAAATGCAATACTTGCTTCCATTATCATATCAGCAGTGGTTGGATTAGTAGACATTGAGGCAGTGACTCTAATATGGAAGATCGATAAATTCGATTTCATTGCTTGTATGGGAGCCTTCTTTGGTGTTGTTTTCTCTTCCGTTGAGGTCGGCCTTGTAATTGCAGTGAGTGATTCGTGTCAATCACACATCTATATTCAACACTCACCCTTGGATTATCCAAATAACATGGATGTTGCTATAGGTTTCGATATCATTTGCAAAGATCCTATTACAAGTTACAAGACCTCGGACAGCAATTCTTGGAAAGGTACCAAGGACTGCTACTGTTTATAGGAACATCCAGCAATATCCAGATGCAACAAAAGTGTCAGGGATTCTCATTGTTAGAGTTGATTCTGCAATTTATTTTTCCAACTCCAACTATGTAAAAGAAAGGTAACAGTCAGCATTTCCACATTGGGATCTCCATTTTAAATGTGTTAAGGATAAATCCTTGCAGGATTTTGAGATGGCTGGCTGACGAAGAAGAACATGTGAAAGAAAATTCCCAACCCAGATTTCAGTATTTGATTATTGAAATGGGCCGTAAGCAGTcttccattttttttcctttttcaagttACCCAATGGGAGATTTCTTTTCTTACGAAATTGCGTTGCTACAGCTGTTACTGACATCGACACTAGTGGGATTCATGCCCTTGAAGAGTTGTTCAGAGCTCTTCAAAAGAGGGATATTAAGGTAAATCAACGGTTAAAAGAAAAAGCTCAAAGTTTGTGGAGTAAATAAATCTGAGGTCTTATTCTCTGGAATTGTAAAAATTGCAGCTGGTATTAGCAAATCCAGGGCCAGTAGTGGTTGATAAGCTCCATGCTTCAAAGTTTCAAGAGTTGATAGGTGAGGGAAGGATCTTCCTCACTGTGGCTGATGCTGTACGGATATGTTATTCGAAAATGGAATTAGAACCCTAAATGTATGTATTCATGTTCATGTCTCTTATCATTCAATATTTGGAGGGATATATCAAAGGGTTTACATGAAAGCTTAATAGAAAGTTTTATTTAAGCCCAATAAACCCTTTAAAAAGGACTCAGACCTGGACGACAAAATGGGATGCCAATTACCTTTAGTTTTTGGCCTAAAAGTTTATAAAAGCGAGTCTTTAAGTAATGGAAGAATACCCTTTGTTGACGAATGCTAAAACATTCACAGGCAAGCAAAGGCCAGTTCTATCATGGTGGGGGCTGGTCTCTTGATCAAAAAACTTCCATACATAAATTTAAGCATAGAAAAATTCGACATACATTATGGTATATTAGTATAGAATACGAGTTGCAAATATCAGACTAATATATAATCTAATATGCTCACAAGGATGGtccaaagctcacaaaatcaatGCCACCTACTCCACCTTCATCATCAATACAAAAGGGGAAGTAAATCAACACGAGAGGGTAGCCTAGTACATAGAGGTTAACATAATTATGAAGCCTAAGATAAGAGATCCCATTGAAGCAGAAACAACTTGAGAGCCTGAGCTGCCGGGAGATGGTGCCGGTGCTGCCTCATttgctcctcctgagaatgctgCCGGCGCACCTGCTATTGCTGACGGTGCCATACCTACAAGTTAAGTTGTTCAGTAAAAAGGGTCATCACCAAAAAGGTTCCGAGTTACATTTCTGGTAAGAACAAGGATCAGATTTATCAGAAAATAATACCTGGTGCACCAGTAGGACTGAGAGACActgtaaaaacaaaaaaaaaaaaggaaaaaagaatcaTCAGTGCTGCTAAGACCCAAAATCCTgttcttttctattcttttttcttttactgTTTTTCCATGTTAATGAATTAATGTTTGAAATTCACCATTTTTTACACatgcaaaagcaaaagcaaaagcttTGCAGGGGATTTTCTCCAaaaagatgacaactttggtgaagattttacaattttttcacTATTTGAAAACCCCCATGCAATTGAAGAATCCCTTCCCAAACAACATACTGAACAAACATTGATTACATTTTCAACCACAATACAGGTTggtaaagccaaaaaaaaaatggttacggAAACAAAAGGCTATTTAACTCACATGCACATTGAGTGGCAGAAGGAGCAGAGACTTTGCAAGCAGCAGGCAAAGTCATGGCCTTGGTGACATTCAAAGTGACACCCAGAGAAGCACTGCTCTTAAAAGCCTCACACAAGCATTGGGGTCCAGCTTTCAACACAGTTTTCAAGCCAGAACAACAGGTTCCTTCCGGCTTCGACGTTTTGCTCCCGCTCGACACAAAGGACAAACAATCCGCCATGTTGAGAATCAGAGAGGAGCAGTCCACGGGGGAAGAAGGAGAGGGCGCCAGAGCATGGTGTTGGGCAGCATCAACGGCCAAGATTGAAAGAATAGCAAGAGAAAAAGCAAAACAGAATTTTGAGGCCACCATTGTTAGATGGGTTATGGGGCGAAGCGTCTTAGGGAGAAGAAAAATGGGAGATTTGtggaagaaatgaaaagaaaaggcgGGGGGAAGTGGATGGTGGAAGTGGGGGGAATTTATTAGAGGAGAGGCATGTGGGCACACTCGTCGGTACAATGAAAAGGAGAAGGGTGTAGGTGTCAAGGTTCTCTTCATCCAAGTTTCTTACCATAtcgaaaccaaaaaaaaaaaaaaactctttgaattttgaattttgattgcaaataaaaattgaaaactgaaaattgaaaatttgaatttgaattttattttatgaataaaagatttaaatttatctaataatttgataaatttaataaaaaaacccattcatattttaacttttgtattttttttatttttaaaataaatattaaaattatacgtGAATTGTAgtttaatatgtaattatataaatagattttaattttgtgtaattttacttgaaatttttatttgattcaatcattataaattattaacacaattattcatataacattattttatatttatatattgatacataaaaaaattatatttatccaatataaaaataaatttatgtatttatttctttaatatgcatgattaaatcaaaattaaaatttcaagtatacatttgaaccataaTTAGAGATTCACGTGTATAATTGTaccaaattaaagtttatgtatataattacacattaaatcaaaatatcatgtataattttgagatttatccctttgAAGGATTGAAGGATCCtttacttgtttttcttttataaaaaataataaacattacaTTTATTtgttagtttacataatttatctatttaatgTAATAAAAGTTTATATATCATGAATTGTCAAAATAGTTATTTACGTTAgtgtaaaattaatataatttttaatatttttaactttctattattgatattttaacaattcaatgttaaatttatcaatataattttacttattATACAATTAAGGTTTTGAATCGATAtctatattatatcaatttaaaatattgtccatattaatatatatttaatgattgaaagtttttttatataaaataattaattaaaaagaaattatttacatactataaatttagattttaaaattaaattgattttattgaaattattataatttttaaaaagatttttaactgaaatatatattagattgaataaaattttatggctgtAATTCTATAATTTCCATGAGAGTGAGGAGTGGGAAAAAAAGGCTATGGTTGGACCACTCCTTTGCATAGCcaaaaatcatttttctttttcaacaatTTTCGTTTACATTTACTTTTTGGTACTACAATTTTAGACAACTTTGGCCAAAGTGGTTTCTTACTTTCCTTCACCTAAACAAGATTCGTACAATTTTggagtaaaagaaagaaaaagaaacaacattaatttgccttttttttatttttcaaatattttttaataaagtaaacaACTTTTTTTCCTTAAATATTAAGAACTGAAATTCTggaatttatttatatgcaaatttcaccataaatatcgtgatattttataataaaaaattcttttttcaCCCAtgattttcgttttattttccttttttacttatttaaactATTCCATCATTCATCTTTTACTGCCCAATTAAAAAtgctaaagattaaaaaaaaattgatttgtcACCCtcctattaaaaaaaaataagaatgatATAGAATCACAGTTTTATATAATTCCTTATCCTTCTCTTTTAATAGAGTTGTTCGTATAAATATATctataattcataaaaattaacataaataaacaGAATGAATTTTCCATCAATTAATTTAAACAACTCCACCTGTCATGCTAtttgtaagattttttttttctattcaatggaagagaaatatttttaaaatataatttttttcaaaaaaaataaaataaaattgacatTGAAAAGGAATGAGGCAACAAGGGAATAACTTTACCAACCTTTAATTATCCTTTGAATAGATACGTTGCTTAATATGTTAATATAAGCAGAGATAGCATGGTTGCCCCAAATTCCAAAAGTTTGATGTACGCCTGCCCAATCAGCTGTGCCTTGTTATAATTCACAATAACTAGCCATGTTCATTCATATATATTAGTTATataataaattacattttttattttattattttttacttaaatttagtcattatccTTTCAAAAATATTCAAATCACATCCTTTTAATgtaaatgttaattaaaatagtaattttttaacAATGTTGGTGTGGCAACTCCCGTGTAGACCTGATGTAAAAATTTAGGCATGTTTTCTAGGCTCGACCTAACCCGAAAAATAGATCTAAAGTTTTTTCCAAGTTCAATTCTGCCTGcccgtattaaaattttttttatacagaaacaaattttaaaaatataacacatcaaatacactaaaaatattaaaataaatatttcccaacaaattgaaaatacattaaaaaataacactaagatagttgcaacttaacaaacaaatgcctctaaaatagtagcaaaattaacaataaaataaaagttatacaatatccaaaaaaataacaacaaaatagtagtaatagaataacaaaaTGATAGTAAAACAACAGTAAACAACATCAAGAAAGGAGGGAaaatttttttagtcaaattCGGGTCAAGCTCAAGTCAAAAAATTATTACCCAAGGAAGCGAGCCTTATTTTTTGTCCTAACCCATTTTTTGGGctgtatttttatcaaaatcctCTTACTTTTCGAGTAAGCCTTCGAGCTAGGACAGATAGTCTAGCCCATGATTAATTCTATTCGCGTGACACTCCACATCTATTAATATTATATGTcatgtcaataaataatttaaaatttataaaaatatttaaaaataaaaaattcaaaatctaaaagaataataaaataaaaataaagtaaatatgaATTGTAAtgcaaattataatatttaaaaatttaatatttttattaaaaataatttgactttttaaagaaaattaatgattaaattcgataattttaaaaagttgaagATAAACTTtaactgaaaaagaaaataaattatattaatataatcgtaaaaaatattgtttttaggCACTAAGAAAATAGTgccacatcattaaattttaaagataacaaattattattatacactcatttATATCTAATATCTTTTCCAACttcatttaactttaattaaattacttaaaataattaattttttaaattataaacaaacatcttttcttcttttacaaattttaatcattttattttttttcaataagtTAATCTCTTTTTTTGCAACTAATTTTAAAAAAGCTAGtaatttttgtgcaatttttccatgtcattgacacataattttggtaattattttatcataaacCCCAAACTTAGAACATCAGATCTTGAACTCAAACCCTAAATTTTAAACCTTGAACCTTGATATTTAGAGTAAGGGTTCAGGATTTAAAGTTCAAGGTTCGGGTTTGGGTTTAAGGTTATGAATTTGGGGTTTGAGATTTGGGTTTAATGGTTTAGGGTTACAAGTTATGAGTTTGGATTTAGGTTTAAGATTCAAGGGTTCGAGCTTACGTGTTTGGTGTTCAAGTTTAGGATTTTaggtttaaggttttgggttcaTGGTTTAAAATTCTAGATTTAGGGTTCATGATTTTGGGTTTGGGGTTGAgagtaaaaaaattaccaaaactaTGTGTTAATCACATGAAAAATATTGttgaaatgttattaaataattcGAAATGGACAATGAATAATATAATGGAAgagtttataaaataatttttttaaggatgagtgtttaataataattttatatctttAAGATTTGATgatataacaaaattttattaatatttaaaaatattaatttttagcatcatcctaatataaattattttaaaaaaataaacataagaaGGTAAACATTTAAAGCTAAATATTCATTTAAAGTATGGTTGGAACTTGGAAGTAGAGGATTGTGTTAGTGTTTGTACGATGCATGCCAACCGGTGATATGAAAGGATTCCAGATGCTTCCAAGTTACAACCCACCtctaaatgtaaaataaaaatccaCTTcccataaaaataccaaaatggtgGGGTTTCttttcttaaagaaaaaaaaaaatgaaagtggtGAAATTTATACCCTGTTATGATGGGTTGTAATCATAGTAgccttcaattttgaaattttgtaaatgcttttttttaaaaaaaaattaccataaaagattttttttactaaaagttaaattatattttctttattttatttaaaaaataagtaaattatattttaaattaagtaataaattattttttataaaaaaatttatacacatttactattaaaatttaatttatatatattagaatGAGGTACATATAACACATACGTTAGGCGTTAATGTCTAATTATTCTGTCAATCacgttaattttttaatttaatatacaaaaattaattcttttattttttaataaaaagaataaaattcaattttgttataattttggTTGGAAGATAGTGTTAATAAGCCTCAATTCATCCACGAATTTAGCTTTGTTGGGTAGTGGTGAGTAATGGGTAAGACTTTTAGTTCAGGTATAGGGCGTTAGTTCATAATGCATTAATTTATATTTCCAAAATTGCTTATTCCACACTTCTATTAATAATTATTccaaaattcaataatttaattaaagaaatcaATGGATCGATTCTAGATTGAACTAGAAGACTTGAGTTAATGGCTCAATGCCAATATTTTATTCCTGTACCAATATTAAACGTTTCATTTTCTAACTAGTTTCTTTATGCACatttctttagtttctttgaCTTCAACTTCCTAGTTTGACTGATTATGGACCATCGTTTCCACGTGAttactatatttaaatatataaaatttatttccctcaaaaaaaaaaacaaaaaaaactcacTAGATTATATCCCACTCACTGTGTGagtgaaaaaaatatgtaatatattcataaaaatttgatataaaaattttatatgattttagttaaaatggtaaaataaaattgatGATGGTTGGGTTTTAATCTTCGAGTCTC
Protein-coding sequences here:
- the LOC107940751 gene encoding sulfate transporter 1.3: MAKNVSDEHGFKGVETISSSSSCQSSSSPRSSPYVHEVGVPLKQNLLKEIAAAVKETLFADDPLRHFKDQPSSKKFILGLQAIFPILEWGKHYNLSKFKGDLIAGLTIASLCIPQDIGYAKLANLEPQYGLYSSFVPPLVYAFMGSSRDIAIGPVAVVSLLLGSLLQDEIDSSANPVGYRHLAFTATFFAGLTQFILGFFRLGFLIDFLSHAAIVGFMGGTAVTIALQQLKGLLGIKKFTKDTDIVSVMSSVFSSARHGWNWHTILIGISFLIFLSVTKYIGKKQKKFFWVPAIAPLISVIISTVTVYATRADKHGVEIVKNIRKGINPPSVKEIFFSGQYAGKGFKIGVVSGMIALTEAVAIGRTFASMKDYQLDGNKEMIALGTMNIVGSMTSCYVATGSFSRSAVNYMSGCETAVSNIVMACVVLLTLALITPLFEYTPNAILASIIISAVVGLVDIEAVTLIWKIDKFDFIACMGAFFGVVFSSVEVGLVIAVSISFAKILLQVTRPRTAILGKVPRTATVYRNIQQYPDATKVSGILIVRVDSAIYFSNSNYVKERILRWLADEEEHVKENSQPRFQYLIIEMGPVTDIDTSGIHALEELFRALQKRDIKLVLANPGPVVVDKLHASKFQELIGEGRIFLTVADAVRICYSKMELEP
- the LOC107948612 gene encoding non-specific lipid transfer protein GPI-anchored 31; protein product: MKRTLTPTPFSFSLYRRVCPHASPLINSPHFHHPLPPAFSFHFFHKSPIFLLPKTLRPITHLTMVASKFCFAFSLAILSILAVDAAQHHALAPSPSSPVDCSSLILNMADCLSFVSSGSKTSKPEGTCCSGLKTVLKAGPQCLCEAFKSSASLGVTLNVTKAMTLPAACKVSAPSATQCALSLSPTGAPGMAPSAIAGAPAAFSGGANEAAPAPSPGSSGSQVVSASMGSLILGFIIMLTSMY